GGCGGGATAGATCTGCTCCCACGTCCAGGCGTTGTCTGGATTCAGCCAGACCTCGTGCGAGCCATTGCGCCCCCAGGAGCCCTCGGGCAGCTCCACGAAGCCCGCGGGCCGGTGGCGGTCGAGATACTCGCCGCAGGTGACGAGTTTCAGCCCTGAGTCCGGCTTCCCGCACTCCTGTGCGACGTGCTCCAGCCAGTGCGGGCCCTCGAACCACCAGTGTCCAAACAGCTCCGCGTCGAAAGGCGCAGCCAGGATGGGCGACACGGCGCCCTCGGGTGCGTAGTCACGCAGCACCGACCGCGCCAGCGCGGTGAAGTGGCGCGCGTGATCCAGGGTGCGTCCCTCGGCCGTCTCCGGGTAGTAGGCGGTCTTCGAGCCCAGGTCCGACTTGGGCTCAGTCACCTGCCAGTAGCGGTGTCCGCCTGGCCAGTGCTTCTTGTGGAAGTCCAGATACACGGAGTCGCCGGGATAGCCATGCTCTCCGCTCCACACCTGGATGCCGGTGCGCGGGTCGCGGGTGAAGAAGGCCACGCGCGACCGCTTCCGGCTGGGCGTTCCCGCGAAGTAAGGAAGATAGAAGGAGGCGCGGGCCTCGCCCGGCTCCATCTCGACCGCAATGGGCACACCGCCCGCCAGCAGCTCGTAGGGGGTGAAGCGGGCCGTGGTTTCCACCATGTGGGTGTCCACAAAGAAATACTCGATGCCGCTCTCTGCCAGGATCTGCTCCACGCCGCTGCGCTTGAACGGGCCATGCGCGCCGCCGGCGCCGTCCACCGGGACCGGGAAGTTCCACTCTCCGGCCGGCCGGTAGCCGCACTCGGGCAGCCAGATGCCGCGCGGCTTGCGTCCGAAAAAGCGTTCGTGGGTGGCTACGCCCAGGCGCACCTGGGCGCGGATGGAGGCGTCGGTCCCCAGCAGCGGGAAATAACCGTGGGTGGCGGCGCAGGTGATGATCTCGATGGCGCCCGATTCGTAGAAACGGCGGAAGCCGCCCACGATGTCACGCCCCAGGGCCTCAAAATCGCGCTGCGCCTGGGTGAAGAAGCGCTCCCAGAAGTTCGCCAGGTACACGAAGTGGCGGTCGCCCTTGCGCACAAACTCCGCCGCATCGCGCCGCGCTGCCTCGATCTTCTGCTCCAGGTAGCCGACGAAGCCTTCCTTAAAGGTGGGATGCGCCAGCTGCTCCAGCAGAATGGGAGAAAGATTGATGCTGGCCTTCAGGCCGACGCCGCGCTCCTCCAGCCGCCCCAGCACGCGCAGCAGCGGCAGGTAGGTTTCCGCCGCCGCCTCATGCAGCCAGTCCAAGCCATGTGGCCAGGTCCCGTGGTTCACCACGTAGGGCAGGTGGGAATGCAGCACGAAGGCTACATAACCGGCGGACGGACTCTTGGACTTCTTGCTCATGGGGATCGGGGGCTCGGAAACGGAGGTAACGGCGACGCATCTGCCCCCAAGGGTCGCAACAAAAAGTCTACTACAGCACCTTGCGTCGCAGGCCCTCTCGGTTGGATTTGTGCGAGCGCTCGGTTAGATTAGGCAGCGGTGTCTGCGGCCGGGGAAAAGTTCGAGCGTGCGGTTTCCATCATGGCGCGGCTGCGCGCGCCCGGCGGATGTCCCTGGGACCGCGAGCAGACCTTTGATTCCATCAAGCCCTACACGCTGGAGGAGACCTACGAGGTCCTGGAGGCCATCGACAACCGCGACTGGCCCGAGCTCGCAGACGAGCTCGGCGACCTGCTGCTCCAGGTCCTGTTCTACGCCCAGATGGCCAGCGAGGAGCAGCGCTTCACCATCGAGGACGTCCTGGAGGGGCTTTCGGGCAAGCTGGTCGCCCGGCATCCGCACGTCTTCGGCGACGTCAAGGCGGAGACTCCCGCCGACGTTCTGC
The Terriglobales bacterium DNA segment above includes these coding regions:
- a CDS encoding 1,4-alpha-glucan branching protein domain-containing protein; this translates as MSKKSKSPSAGYVAFVLHSHLPYVVNHGTWPHGLDWLHEAAAETYLPLLRVLGRLEERGVGLKASINLSPILLEQLAHPTFKEGFVGYLEQKIEAARRDAAEFVRKGDRHFVYLANFWERFFTQAQRDFEALGRDIVGGFRRFYESGAIEIITCAATHGYFPLLGTDASIRAQVRLGVATHERFFGRKPRGIWLPECGYRPAGEWNFPVPVDGAGGAHGPFKRSGVEQILAESGIEYFFVDTHMVETTARFTPYELLAGGVPIAVEMEPGEARASFYLPYFAGTPSRKRSRVAFFTRDPRTGIQVWSGEHGYPGDSVYLDFHKKHWPGGHRYWQVTEPKSDLGSKTAYYPETAEGRTLDHARHFTALARSVLRDYAPEGAVSPILAAPFDAELFGHWWFEGPHWLEHVAQECGKPDSGLKLVTCGEYLDRHRPAGFVELPEGSWGRNGSHEVWLNPDNAWTWEQIYPAERAVEQMAEGGRWRGNPLATRLATQICRELLLLESSDWQFLITTKHARDYAEKRFDTHLQQFRSLLDAWHRYEATREISAEAAKTLAEIEQRDSVFPELTPDIYAP